Proteins encoded together in one Drosophila gunungcola strain Sukarami chromosome 2R unlocalized genomic scaffold, Dgunungcola_SK_2 000013F, whole genome shotgun sequence window:
- the LOC128256305 gene encoding protein lingerer isoform X1 produces MSTQTRSGGGGGGGHTRNQKKSNASNSGGGGSGAGHHDGVSHAAAAGKKGGQDASKTDKPEKAQPKATTEQLRIAQITNSTTEDPQINEKVTLLLTMTQRSEEEVCCALNECDYDLEAAANFLIEELPQGAFAKYEKKRKNKAASTAADGAAGDGDWADGNANADKREKSRNRSSNRGATRGSTDSRGWRGRETRENERNQRESREPRSGGDRGEDRANDNYRGQRNGGVRSGPGGGGRGGGFVSRSGRGGGRMGGRTGGPRGDRGSGGTGGGYGPGRSGNAEDHHEVELWDNTIAQNAEKQQQAHDDAWGDWNNEEYEGSLKDSKVFTTSNLATQTAASVVSGTGASVTGASTATGSELSAPPGLEHHVVQQGSHLEESSSSGPAAVTPPATLTGSATTPLLQYSAAVSNPPPQLQSQGTQSGAGTGASAAAGGGAGSTPSSFVSASPDTFSNAASAAATLVHQAQQQQQLQQQQTTPIKPSATLSVEQSQYFNSLASQGVSPGSAPGQPAPAGYAQNPVAGYSQTGTSVGVSPYPNTYANVFASGAGSGAGTGEQSQQQPQVRRARVKLPPPSKIPASAVEMPGDNALNNIGYLDVQFGALDFGTDDGFEPLPEKVGSGFSIDGQQQQQQPDDYQSKSQQQQQQQQQATLAASLQSSQISDALSAAGYAARSTAQQQQQGVSSAVNATTALDQLAKSDPYGQTGGSGNAYQNAYQSSGAGKAAGGYPTTAPGGYSSSTYANVQSSVASSYQQQGYGSYQPNSYQQQAGAGAQSGSGAVAGSGGAATQNIPVGGSSSQNSTSGNASSAYLTSGYSTPQSAYQSSQSVYGNTGLSNSSGFAGSASNASSQYANFSASAKLKDATTASSAAHYDSVSTSSGVSSSSGSTGNGGAVSGQAGANQAVVSNNNNVSGNSSVSNVTAGVASGNVAGVGGGVGVSQSGVSSGVGVAGGSAASVGVNVNNNSSSNSSVGAAAVAQTATGSTAAVLASLTNKNSSSSNSSGSGGSVATTAGSAGGPGAGASAGGVGGASGAGGAGSGGGSGSGLVPTNIQMVSQYIQTGLPYYQQPVYSYEELQMMQQRVSHVQGYYDLNYPPASLGAGRDNLGSVTYSAMNDGRFARTDNNSSPVGNVSSTMSQQAGSSAPMLNVPYAYFYGGNVMPGSFQYGTPAIYPQIPAANTASGQQFPKPSYSAGYGSTSYDTLSQTTQDYSKGGYSSSVNQQSKTQAVSNQSQPGTGSDLTSSMYGKGHVALNKVNSYEKQSFHSGTPPPFNMPNTQTAGGTSAQPYGMYLPMPAAGHHNMIHQPIHQMDGRIHSSSRRDSNSAGQRQQSTSQSKSAGKQGYSPSYWTGQN; encoded by the exons ATGAGCACACAAACTCGTTcaggcggcggaggaggcggcggccACACCCGCAACCAGAAAAAGTCAAATGCCAGCAACTCCGGCGGAGGAGGATCCGGAGCCGGCCACCACGATGGAGTCTCACACGCTGCGGCCGCCGGCAAGAAGGGCGGCCAGGATGCCAGCAAGACAGACAAGCCAGAGAAGGCCCAGCCCAAGGCCACCACCGAACAGTTGCGCATTGCCCAGATCACCAATAGCACCACAGAGGACCCGCAGATCAACGAGAAGGTCACCCTCCTGTTGACCATGACCCAACGTTCCGAGGAGGAGGTCTGCTGTGCCCTCAACGAGTGCGATTACGACCTAGAGGCAGCGGCCAACTTTTTGATTGAAGAGCTACCGCag GGCGCCTTTGCCAAGTACGAGAAGAAGCGCAAGAACAAGGCTGCAAGTACCGCGGCCGATGGGGCAGCCGGCGACGGCGATTGGGCCGATGGCAATGCGAATGCGGACAAGCGGGAAAAGTCGCGGAACCGCAGCTCAAATCGCGGTGCCACCCGCGGCTCCACCGACAGTCGTGGAT GGCGCGGAAGAGAGACACGTGAGAACGAGCGCAACCAGCGCGAGTCTCGTGAACCTCGTTCTGGCGGCGACCGCGGTGAGGATCGGGCCAACGACAACTATCGCGGGCAGCGCAACGGAGGCGTACGCAGTGGACCCGGTGGCGGTGGACGAGGCGGTGGGTTCGTCTCACGCTCGGGCCGTGGTGGCGGTCGCATGGGCGGACGCACCGGAGGACCACGTGGCGATCGCGGCAGCGGAGGCACTGGCGGTGGCTATGGACCTGGTCGCAGCGGCAACGCTGAAGATCACCACGAGGTGGAGCTGTGGGACAACACCATTGCCCAAAACGCCGAGAAACAGCAGCAGGCTCACGACGATGCCTGGGGCGATTGGAACAACGAGGAGTACGAAGGTTCGCTCAAGGACAGCAAGGTATTCACGACCAGCAACCTGGCAACGCAAACCGCGGCCAGCGTGGTGAGTGGAACGGGAGCGAGTGTAACAGGTGCCTCTACGGCGACCGGAAGCGAGTTGTCGGCGCCACCGGGTCTCGAACACCATGTGGTGCAGCAGGGATCTCATCTGGAGGAGAGCTCCAGCAGCGGACCAGCGGCAGTGACACCGCCAGCAACGCTGACGGGCTCGGCGACCACGCCGCTGCTGCAGTACAGCGCAGCAGTCAGCAATCCACCGCCCCAGTTGCAGTCTCAGGGCACGCAGTCGGGTGCGGGAACGGGAGCGAGCGCAGCGGCCGGCGGAGGAGCGGGCAGCACACCGTCCTCCTTTGTCTCCGCCTCACCAGACACATTCTCAAACGCCGCCTCGGCAGCCGCCACGCTGGTGCACCAggcccaacagcagcaacaactgcagcagcagcaaacgACGCCCATCAAGCCGTCGGCCACGCTGTCGGTCGAGCAATCTCAGTATTTCAACTCGCTGGCCAGCCAGGGTGTCAGTCCAGGCTCTGCACCGGGACAGCCAGCGCCAGCTGGTTACGCGCAGAATCCCGTGGCTGGCTACTCGCAAACTGGCACCAGTGTGGGTGTGAGCCCGTATCCCAACACGTACGCCAACGTGTTTGCCTCGGGAGCGGGATCAGGAGCTGGCACTGGCGAGCAGTCGCAGCAGCAACCGCAGGTGCGGAGGGCGCGGGTCAAGCTGCCACCGCCCTCAAAGATTCCGGCTAGTGCCGTCGAAATGCCGGGAGACAATGCACTGAACAACATTGGCTACCTGGACGTGCAGTTCGGCGCTCTGGATTTCGGCACGGACGATGGCTTCGAGCCCCTGCCGGAAAAGGTTGGGTCGGGCTTTAGCATTGAcggtcagcagcagcaacagcagccggATGACTACCAAAGCAAatcccagcagcagcagcagcaacaacagcaggcaACGCTGGCGGCGAGTCTGCAAAGTTCCCAGATC AGCGATGCCTTAAGTGCAGCGGGTTATGCGGCCCGTTCGacggcgcagcagcagcagcagggtgTTAGCTCGGCGGTAAATGCCACCACGGCGCTCGACCAGCTGGCCAAGAGCGATCCTTATGGCCAGACGGGCGGCAGTGGCAATGCTTACCAAAATGCCTACCAGAGCAGTGGTGCGGGCAAGGCGGCTGGTGGCTACCCGACGACGGCGCCAGGGGGCTATAGCAGCTCCACCTACGCGAATGTGCAGAGCTCGGTGGCCAGCAGTTACCAGCAGCAGGGTTACGGCTCGTACCAGCCCAATTCCTATCAGCAGCAGGCGGGCGCCGGGGCACAGAGCGGATCAGGTGCGGTAGCGGGCAGCGGAGGAGCGGCGACGCAAAACATTCCGGTCggaggcagcagcagccaaaacAGCACAAG CGGCAATGCGAGCTCTGCCTACCTCACATCCGGATACTCGACACCACAAAGTGCTTACCAGTCCAGCCAGAGCGTTTATGGCAACACTGGACTGTCCAACAGCAGCGG GTTCGCTGGCAGTGCGAGCAACGCGTCCTCGCAGTACGCCAATTTCAGTGCCAGTGCCAAGCTTAAGGATGCGACCACGGCCAGCAGTGCCGCGCATTACGACAG TGTCTCCACCAGCAGCGGcgtgagcagcagcagcggtagCACAGGCAACGGTGGTGCGGTGAGCGGTCAGGCAGGTGCTAACCAGGCGGTCGTATCCAACA ATAACAACGTGAGCGGCAACAGCTCGGTCAGCAATGTGACGGCGGGTGTTGCCAGCGGCAACGTGGCCGGCGTGGGCGGAGGCGTCGGCGTCAGCCAGAGCGGCGTAAGTAGTGGAGTCGGCGTGGCCGGTGGCAGCGCGGCCAGCGTCGGTGTGAATGtgaacaacaacagcagcagtaacaGCTCGGTGGGAGCGGCGGCCGTTGCCCAGACGGCCACGGGAAGCACCGCTGCGGTGCTGGCTTCGCTGACCAACaagaacagcagcagcagcaatagcagcggcagcggtggCAGCGTTGCCACGACGGCGGGCAGCGCCGGCGGCCCTGGTGCGGGAGCGAGCGCCGGCGGCGTGGGCGGCGCATcgggtgctggtggtgctggtagtggtggtggcagcggcagcggcttGGTGCCCACCAACATCCAAATGGTTAGTCAATATATTCAGACTGGATTGCCATACTATCAGCAACCAGTGTATTCCTACGAGGAATTGCAAATGATGCAACAGAGAGTGTCACATGTG CAAGGATACTACGACCTGAACTATCCGCCAGCCAGCTTGGGAGCTGGACGTGACAACCTCGGCTCGGTGACCTATTCCGCAATGAACGACGGCCGCTTTGCTCGCACTGACAATAACTCCAGTCCCGTTGGCAAT GTCTCTAGCACAATGTCGCAACAGGCAGGCTCGAGTGCGCCCATGCTGAATGTTCCTTATGCCTACTTTTATGGCGGTAATGTGATGCCCGGTAGTTTCCAATATGGCACGCCTGCCATCTATCCA CAAATACCGGCAGCCAATACTGCCTCCGGTCAACAGTTCCCGAAGCCTTCGTACAGCGCGGGCTACGGCTCGACCAGCTATGACACCCTCTCGCAGACCACGCAGGATTACAGCAAGGGCGGCTACTCGTCGAGCGTCAATCAGCAGAGCAAAACGCAGGCGGTGTCCAACCAGTCGCAGCCGGGCACTGGCTCCGATCTGACCTCGTCCATGTACGGGAAGGGACATGTGGCGCTGAACAAGGTTAAT TCGTACGAGAAGCAGAGTTTCCACTCTGGCACTCCGCCGCCGTTCAACATGCCCAACACTCAGACGGCTGGCGGCACTTCGGCCCAGCCGTACGGCATGTACTTGCCGATGCCAGCGGCCGGACACCACAATATGATCCATCAGCCCATTCATCAG ATGGACGGCAGGATTCATAGCTCATCCCGCCGG GACTCGAACAGTGCCGGACAGCGTCAACAGTCGACCAGCCAGTCGAAGTCTGCTGGCAAGCAAGGCTACTCGCCCTCGTACTGGACCGGACAGAACTAG
- the LOC128256305 gene encoding protein lingerer isoform X2, with the protein MSTQTRSGGGGGGGHTRNQKKSNASNSGGGGSGAGHHDGVSHAAAAGKKGGQDASKTDKPEKAQPKATTEQLRIAQITNSTTEDPQINEKVTLLLTMTQRSEEEVCCALNECDYDLEAAANFLIEELPQGAFAKYEKKRKNKAASTAADGAAGDGDWADGNANADKREKSRNRSSNRGATRGSTDSRGWRGRETRENERNQRESREPRSGGDRGEDRANDNYRGQRNGGVRSGPGGGGRGGGFVSRSGRGGGRMGGRTGGPRGDRGSGGTGGGYGPGRSGNAEDHHEVELWDNTIAQNAEKQQQAHDDAWGDWNNEEYEGSLKDSKVFTTSNLATQTAASVVSGTGASVTGASTATGSELSAPPGLEHHVVQQGSHLEESSSSGPAAVTPPATLTGSATTPLLQYSAAVSNPPPQLQSQGTQSGAGTGASAAAGGGAGSTPSSFVSASPDTFSNAASAAATLVHQAQQQQQLQQQQTTPIKPSATLSVEQSQYFNSLASQGVSPGSAPGQPAPAGYAQNPVAGYSQTGTSVGVSPYPNTYANVFASGAGSGAGTGEQSQQQPQVRRARVKLPPPSKIPASAVEMPGDNALNNIGYLDVQFGALDFGTDDGFEPLPEKVGSGFSIDGQQQQQQPDDYQSKSQQQQQQQQQATLAASLQSSQISDALSAAGYAARSTAQQQQQGVSSAVNATTALDQLAKSDPYGQTGGSGNAYQNAYQSSGAGKAAGGYPTTAPGGYSSSTYANVQSSVASSYQQQGYGSYQPNSYQQQAGAGAQSGSGAVAGSGGAATQNIPVGGSSSQNSTSGNASSAYLTSGYSTPQSAYQSSQSVYGNTGLSNSSGFAGSASNASSQYANFSASAKLKDATTASSAAHYDSVSTSSGVSSSSGSTGNGGAVSGQAGANQAVVSNNNNVSGNSSVSNVTAGVASGNVAGVGGGVGVSQSGVSSGVGVAGGSAASVGVNVNNNSSSNSSVGAAAVAQTATGSTAAVLASLTNKNSSSSNSSGSGGSVATTAGSAGGPGAGASAGGVGGASGAGGAGSGGGSGSGLVPTNIQMVSQYIQTGLPYYQQPVYSYEELQMMQQRVSHVQGYYDLNYPPASLGAGRDNLGSVTYSAMNDGRFARTDNNSSPVGNVSSTMSQQAGSSAPMLNVPYAYFYGGNVMPGSFQYGTPAIYPQIPAANTASGQQFPKPSYSAGYGSTSYDTLSQTTQDYSKGGYSSSVNQQSKTQAVSNQSQPGTGSDLTSSMYGKGHVALNKSYEKQSFHSGTPPPFNMPNTQTAGGTSAQPYGMYLPMPAAGHHNMIHQPIHQMDGRIHSSSRRDSNSAGQRQQSTSQSKSAGKQGYSPSYWTGQN; encoded by the exons ATGAGCACACAAACTCGTTcaggcggcggaggaggcggcggccACACCCGCAACCAGAAAAAGTCAAATGCCAGCAACTCCGGCGGAGGAGGATCCGGAGCCGGCCACCACGATGGAGTCTCACACGCTGCGGCCGCCGGCAAGAAGGGCGGCCAGGATGCCAGCAAGACAGACAAGCCAGAGAAGGCCCAGCCCAAGGCCACCACCGAACAGTTGCGCATTGCCCAGATCACCAATAGCACCACAGAGGACCCGCAGATCAACGAGAAGGTCACCCTCCTGTTGACCATGACCCAACGTTCCGAGGAGGAGGTCTGCTGTGCCCTCAACGAGTGCGATTACGACCTAGAGGCAGCGGCCAACTTTTTGATTGAAGAGCTACCGCag GGCGCCTTTGCCAAGTACGAGAAGAAGCGCAAGAACAAGGCTGCAAGTACCGCGGCCGATGGGGCAGCCGGCGACGGCGATTGGGCCGATGGCAATGCGAATGCGGACAAGCGGGAAAAGTCGCGGAACCGCAGCTCAAATCGCGGTGCCACCCGCGGCTCCACCGACAGTCGTGGAT GGCGCGGAAGAGAGACACGTGAGAACGAGCGCAACCAGCGCGAGTCTCGTGAACCTCGTTCTGGCGGCGACCGCGGTGAGGATCGGGCCAACGACAACTATCGCGGGCAGCGCAACGGAGGCGTACGCAGTGGACCCGGTGGCGGTGGACGAGGCGGTGGGTTCGTCTCACGCTCGGGCCGTGGTGGCGGTCGCATGGGCGGACGCACCGGAGGACCACGTGGCGATCGCGGCAGCGGAGGCACTGGCGGTGGCTATGGACCTGGTCGCAGCGGCAACGCTGAAGATCACCACGAGGTGGAGCTGTGGGACAACACCATTGCCCAAAACGCCGAGAAACAGCAGCAGGCTCACGACGATGCCTGGGGCGATTGGAACAACGAGGAGTACGAAGGTTCGCTCAAGGACAGCAAGGTATTCACGACCAGCAACCTGGCAACGCAAACCGCGGCCAGCGTGGTGAGTGGAACGGGAGCGAGTGTAACAGGTGCCTCTACGGCGACCGGAAGCGAGTTGTCGGCGCCACCGGGTCTCGAACACCATGTGGTGCAGCAGGGATCTCATCTGGAGGAGAGCTCCAGCAGCGGACCAGCGGCAGTGACACCGCCAGCAACGCTGACGGGCTCGGCGACCACGCCGCTGCTGCAGTACAGCGCAGCAGTCAGCAATCCACCGCCCCAGTTGCAGTCTCAGGGCACGCAGTCGGGTGCGGGAACGGGAGCGAGCGCAGCGGCCGGCGGAGGAGCGGGCAGCACACCGTCCTCCTTTGTCTCCGCCTCACCAGACACATTCTCAAACGCCGCCTCGGCAGCCGCCACGCTGGTGCACCAggcccaacagcagcaacaactgcagcagcagcaaacgACGCCCATCAAGCCGTCGGCCACGCTGTCGGTCGAGCAATCTCAGTATTTCAACTCGCTGGCCAGCCAGGGTGTCAGTCCAGGCTCTGCACCGGGACAGCCAGCGCCAGCTGGTTACGCGCAGAATCCCGTGGCTGGCTACTCGCAAACTGGCACCAGTGTGGGTGTGAGCCCGTATCCCAACACGTACGCCAACGTGTTTGCCTCGGGAGCGGGATCAGGAGCTGGCACTGGCGAGCAGTCGCAGCAGCAACCGCAGGTGCGGAGGGCGCGGGTCAAGCTGCCACCGCCCTCAAAGATTCCGGCTAGTGCCGTCGAAATGCCGGGAGACAATGCACTGAACAACATTGGCTACCTGGACGTGCAGTTCGGCGCTCTGGATTTCGGCACGGACGATGGCTTCGAGCCCCTGCCGGAAAAGGTTGGGTCGGGCTTTAGCATTGAcggtcagcagcagcaacagcagccggATGACTACCAAAGCAAatcccagcagcagcagcagcaacaacagcaggcaACGCTGGCGGCGAGTCTGCAAAGTTCCCAGATC AGCGATGCCTTAAGTGCAGCGGGTTATGCGGCCCGTTCGacggcgcagcagcagcagcagggtgTTAGCTCGGCGGTAAATGCCACCACGGCGCTCGACCAGCTGGCCAAGAGCGATCCTTATGGCCAGACGGGCGGCAGTGGCAATGCTTACCAAAATGCCTACCAGAGCAGTGGTGCGGGCAAGGCGGCTGGTGGCTACCCGACGACGGCGCCAGGGGGCTATAGCAGCTCCACCTACGCGAATGTGCAGAGCTCGGTGGCCAGCAGTTACCAGCAGCAGGGTTACGGCTCGTACCAGCCCAATTCCTATCAGCAGCAGGCGGGCGCCGGGGCACAGAGCGGATCAGGTGCGGTAGCGGGCAGCGGAGGAGCGGCGACGCAAAACATTCCGGTCggaggcagcagcagccaaaacAGCACAAG CGGCAATGCGAGCTCTGCCTACCTCACATCCGGATACTCGACACCACAAAGTGCTTACCAGTCCAGCCAGAGCGTTTATGGCAACACTGGACTGTCCAACAGCAGCGG GTTCGCTGGCAGTGCGAGCAACGCGTCCTCGCAGTACGCCAATTTCAGTGCCAGTGCCAAGCTTAAGGATGCGACCACGGCCAGCAGTGCCGCGCATTACGACAG TGTCTCCACCAGCAGCGGcgtgagcagcagcagcggtagCACAGGCAACGGTGGTGCGGTGAGCGGTCAGGCAGGTGCTAACCAGGCGGTCGTATCCAACA ATAACAACGTGAGCGGCAACAGCTCGGTCAGCAATGTGACGGCGGGTGTTGCCAGCGGCAACGTGGCCGGCGTGGGCGGAGGCGTCGGCGTCAGCCAGAGCGGCGTAAGTAGTGGAGTCGGCGTGGCCGGTGGCAGCGCGGCCAGCGTCGGTGTGAATGtgaacaacaacagcagcagtaacaGCTCGGTGGGAGCGGCGGCCGTTGCCCAGACGGCCACGGGAAGCACCGCTGCGGTGCTGGCTTCGCTGACCAACaagaacagcagcagcagcaatagcagcggcagcggtggCAGCGTTGCCACGACGGCGGGCAGCGCCGGCGGCCCTGGTGCGGGAGCGAGCGCCGGCGGCGTGGGCGGCGCATcgggtgctggtggtgctggtagtggtggtggcagcggcagcggcttGGTGCCCACCAACATCCAAATGGTTAGTCAATATATTCAGACTGGATTGCCATACTATCAGCAACCAGTGTATTCCTACGAGGAATTGCAAATGATGCAACAGAGAGTGTCACATGTG CAAGGATACTACGACCTGAACTATCCGCCAGCCAGCTTGGGAGCTGGACGTGACAACCTCGGCTCGGTGACCTATTCCGCAATGAACGACGGCCGCTTTGCTCGCACTGACAATAACTCCAGTCCCGTTGGCAAT GTCTCTAGCACAATGTCGCAACAGGCAGGCTCGAGTGCGCCCATGCTGAATGTTCCTTATGCCTACTTTTATGGCGGTAATGTGATGCCCGGTAGTTTCCAATATGGCACGCCTGCCATCTATCCA CAAATACCGGCAGCCAATACTGCCTCCGGTCAACAGTTCCCGAAGCCTTCGTACAGCGCGGGCTACGGCTCGACCAGCTATGACACCCTCTCGCAGACCACGCAGGATTACAGCAAGGGCGGCTACTCGTCGAGCGTCAATCAGCAGAGCAAAACGCAGGCGGTGTCCAACCAGTCGCAGCCGGGCACTGGCTCCGATCTGACCTCGTCCATGTACGGGAAGGGACATGTGGCGCTGAACAAG TCGTACGAGAAGCAGAGTTTCCACTCTGGCACTCCGCCGCCGTTCAACATGCCCAACACTCAGACGGCTGGCGGCACTTCGGCCCAGCCGTACGGCATGTACTTGCCGATGCCAGCGGCCGGACACCACAATATGATCCATCAGCCCATTCATCAG ATGGACGGCAGGATTCATAGCTCATCCCGCCGG GACTCGAACAGTGCCGGACAGCGTCAACAGTCGACCAGCCAGTCGAAGTCTGCTGGCAAGCAAGGCTACTCGCCCTCGTACTGGACCGGACAGAACTAG